A segment of the Syntrophus gentianae genome:
ATTGACCGCATCGCCGATGAAAATCCCCGCCTTAGCGACCAGAATTGAGAAAATGGCAATCGTACCCAGAAACAAAGAGTTGACAATGTTTCGCTCCTTCTTTCTGGGCCAGTTTCGTGTACGCCAGAAGTAAAGAACCAGGGAAAGAAGAATAACGGTCAAGAAGAGACCTAGAAAGACGGTTAAATTTGCAAGAGACTCCTGCCCGTTTTTTCTGTAAAAGGCGGCAAGCTTTTCCTTGTCGATTTCGGAAATCTTTTGACCTTCCCGGACGATCATTTCATTTTTCTGCACAAGAAAAAATACGGGTTTGATCGTATTCAAAATTTCCTGCTTCTTCTTTACCGTTGCGTTCTTGTTGAAAGTCAGGTTCGGCTGAAGCAATCGTCTGGATAGGGAAAGCACGACAAATCGGATGTCTCGCCTTGTTCCTTGAAGGATGGATTCTGACTCTTTTTGCATAAGGTTCTGAGCCTGTTCCGGAATAAGAAGATTTGATAAATCCTCCTGATCCTGCTCATGCTGGGTCTTCACATTTCTTATGGTGATTCCCATGGACAAATCCTGGGGCTGCAAACTGGAATTGACCACATGGCCATTTTGATAAACGGCACTGAGGATCTGTACGATCTTCTCGGCAATATCCTGTGAAAAATTTTCCTTGATGAGGATTTTTAATTCCGGCTCGGAAAATTTAATGCCAGCCGCTTGTTCAAATTCATGAACGGCCTCACTGAAAACCTTGTTTTCGAAAAGAGAAGGGAGGTCGGTCCGATGTCCCGTTTCAATATTTGCGTGAGAGGACCTTATTTTGGAAAAACCTGAGGAGATCGTTGAAATCAAATGTGCGGCAAGAGCATTGTCATAATCGTAAACGGATTTTATACCTTTGACACTTTCCCACATTTTCTGCTCTGTGGAAATCCTGTCTTCGACAAGAAAATCCCGGTCCGCTTTAATATCCTTCGGAGCTATTGAACCGATCTTGAAATGGGGGGGACGAAAGGTGATTTCCGGCGTCAGCAAAAAAGAGAGGATCACAGCGACGACAAAAAGGATGACCATACGCTGAACCTTCACATTTTTGGACAGCGCCGGCATATCCGCTATCTTTGCCGTCAATTCCTGGGCTAAACTATTGAAGTAATCCCTTGTCAGGTCGGCTATTTTCATGATTCCCGGTGTGCATTGGAGAACTTCGCTCTCGTGCTTTGAAAATGACCGTAAGCCTTGATGACTTCCTGCACCAGAGAATGTCTGACCACATCCACGTCCGTGAAATGGACAAAGCTTATTCCCCTTGTTTTTCCCAGAATCTGTTCTGCTTCAACAAGACCCGAGACTCGATCGGAGGGAAGATCAATTTGAGTGATATCCCCCGTAATGACCGCTTTGGAACCAAAACCCAGGCGGGTGAGAAACATTTTCATCTGTTCAGAGGTTGTATTCTGTGCTTCATCAAGGATCACGAAGGCGTCGTTAAGCGTTCTTCCCCGCATGAAAGCGAGCGGTGCAACCTCGATAATTCCTTTGGTTATCAATCCGGTTGCCCTGTCGAAGTCCATCATGTCGAATAAGGCGTCATAAAGGGGCCGCAGATAAGGATTGACTTTTTCCGCCAGATCACCCGGAAGAAATCCCAGCCGTTCACCCGCCTCAACGGCCGGTCTGGCGAGAACAATTCGATCCACTTTCTTATCAAGGAGATACGATACGGCCATAGCCATTGCCAGATAAGTTTTTCCTGTTCCGGCGGGTCCGATGCAGAAGGTCATATCGTGAGTTCGGATGGCATCAATGTATTTTTTCTGGGCGATGCTCTTTGGGGAAATAGTCCTTTTCTTGGAAGATATAAAGACCGTATCGAGAAAGATTTTCTCCAGGGAAAGGGACTTGTCGCCTGATAGAATGCGATGTGCATAATCAATGTCGGAGGGGTATACGGGATACCCTTTCTGGATCAGATTGTAGAGCTGCAACAGAAGGGCTTTAACCAGTTCGACGGAAATCGTGTCTCCGGAGATGGATACCGTATTGCCCCTGGCGGTCACTTTGACCGGTTCAAGTTTTTCTATGAGGTGAATGTTTTTATCCTGTTCACCCAGGAGATATTTTAATGTTTCGTTCTCAGTAAAAGTCAGTTTTTCAACGACGTCTGTTTCAAGCGTGCTTTTAGATGACATTTGTTTCCTTAAATAATAAAAGATTTGCTAGTAAAAACGCTAGCATCATCCAAATCTGTTTTCAACTTCTTTGTGAGGCGCCTTTTTAAGTTTGCAGAAAAAGATGGGCAAAGACTTTTGCATTTCCGAGCATGGTGTCGAGACTGCAGCATTCGTTGGGCTGATGGGCTCTTTGGCCTACTTTTGACCATACGGCAACGGGGTAACCCTGCTTTCGAAAATGAGCCGCCACCGTGCCGCCTCCTATACCCTGGGGAACGGCCTGGAGGGAATAAACATCCGCGATGGCCCTTTTCAGGGCGTGAATGACAGGGGCATTTTCGGAGGTGGGAGGAGCCGCTTCATTCTCCTGAACAGACGTTATCTCGATCTCGACGCCGAATTGATTTTGAATGGCATCCGCCATTTGTTTGATCTCCAGCAGAACCTCGGAAAGGGAATAGTCAGGAAGAACGCGACAATCCATAAAAAAAATGTCTTCTCCGGGAATGGTATTGATGTTGGGAACATTGGCGTCCTTGCGCGTCGGCTCGAAAGTGCTGACAGGGGGATCAAAGAGCACATCCCTTTTGCTGAATAGATTGTAAAGTTCTGTCAGCTTTACAATGAGATGGGATGCCGCAAGCAGGGCATTTCTGCCAAGCTGAGGTTTGCTTCCATGACATTGCTTTCCTGTCGTTTTGAACCTCAGCCAGAGAATGCTCTTTTCCGCGACTTCAATCAAGGTTCCCTCCTCATTTCCGGCATCAGGGACGACAATTAAATCTGAGTTGCGGAAGGGATTCTGCGGACTTTTAAGGATAGAATCCAGCCCGAAGAGGCTGCCCGTTTCTTC
Coding sequences within it:
- a CDS encoding M20 family metallo-hydrolase, with the translated sequence MIDHNLFQAISRRIDAYEEEMIEMQRSLTGIPALSPDSGGEGEYEKARYLKAKLKEWGFQTIEEIDAPDSRVPSGVRPNVFVTLPGRNPDRTVWLLTHLDIVPPGELRFWDHDPYQVVVKDRLIFGRGTEDNQQDMVASIFAAKAFIEEGIQPESSIGLAFVADEETGSLFGLDSILKSPQNPFRNSDLIVVPDAGNEEGTLIEVAEKSILWLRFKTTGKQCHGSKPQLGRNALLAASHLIVKLTELYNLFSKRDVLFDPPVSTFEPTRKDANVPNINTIPGEDIFFMDCRVLPDYSLSEVLLEIKQMADAIQNQFGVEIEITSVQENEAAPPTSENAPVIHALKRAIADVYSLQAVPQGIGGGTVAAHFRKQGYPVAVWSKVGQRAHQPNECCSLDTMLGNAKVFAHLFLQT
- a CDS encoding PhoH family protein, which codes for MSSKSTLETDVVEKLTFTENETLKYLLGEQDKNIHLIEKLEPVKVTARGNTVSISGDTISVELVKALLLQLYNLIQKGYPVYPSDIDYAHRILSGDKSLSLEKIFLDTVFISSKKRTISPKSIAQKKYIDAIRTHDMTFCIGPAGTGKTYLAMAMAVSYLLDKKVDRIVLARPAVEAGERLGFLPGDLAEKVNPYLRPLYDALFDMMDFDRATGLITKGIIEVAPLAFMRGRTLNDAFVILDEAQNTTSEQMKMFLTRLGFGSKAVITGDITQIDLPSDRVSGLVEAEQILGKTRGISFVHFTDVDVVRHSLVQEVIKAYGHFQSTRAKFSNAHRES